One Lysinibacillus fusiformis genomic window carries:
- a CDS encoding oxalate decarboxylase family bicupin: MPEGYYYVPQPIRSDGAGGVDKGPRDIMRDLENPDMLIPPITDAGLIPNLRFSFSDTHMTLNKGGWSREITVRELPIATTLAGVNMSLTPGGVRELHWHQQAEWSYMLLGQARITAVDQNGHNFIADIGPGDLWYFPPGIPHSIQGLEGGCEFLLVFDDGNFSDLNTLSISDWFAHTPKDVLSSNFGVPINAFNHIPTEQVYIYQDKVPGPIEMQTVQSPYGKVPQSFKYRLLAQPPIKTPGGSVRIVDSTNFPISKNIAAALVEVEPGAMREMHWHPNNDEWQYYLKGKGRMTVFAANGNARTFDYRAGDVGYVPFANGHYIENTGTETLWFLEMFKSDRFQDVSLNQWMALTPSELVQSNLCVGAELLNVLRKEKWPVVKYPGFSYYPR, translated from the coding sequence ATGCCAGAAGGCTATTATTATGTTCCACAGCCTATTCGGAGTGATGGTGCGGGAGGGGTAGATAAAGGGCCGAGAGATATTATGAGAGATTTAGAAAATCCTGATATGCTAATCCCTCCAATAACAGATGCTGGACTTATACCAAATCTAAGATTCTCTTTTTCCGATACCCATATGACCTTAAATAAGGGTGGTTGGTCTCGAGAAATTACTGTTCGTGAGCTTCCCATCGCCACAACATTGGCAGGGGTCAATATGAGCTTGACGCCTGGTGGAGTACGCGAACTTCATTGGCATCAACAAGCAGAGTGGTCTTATATGCTACTTGGGCAGGCGCGAATAACCGCTGTAGATCAAAATGGCCACAATTTTATTGCCGATATCGGCCCCGGTGACTTATGGTATTTTCCACCAGGAATTCCACATTCCATTCAGGGTCTCGAAGGTGGCTGTGAATTTCTACTAGTGTTTGACGATGGCAATTTTTCAGATCTTAACACGCTATCTATATCTGATTGGTTTGCCCATACGCCTAAAGATGTGCTGTCATCAAATTTTGGCGTTCCTATTAACGCTTTTAATCATATCCCAACTGAACAGGTATATATTTATCAAGACAAGGTACCTGGACCTATCGAAATGCAGACAGTTCAATCACCATATGGCAAAGTCCCTCAAAGCTTCAAATACCGACTGCTTGCACAACCACCTATTAAAACACCTGGTGGAAGTGTAAGAATTGTTGATTCTACAAACTTTCCTATCTCAAAAAATATCGCTGCAGCTCTTGTTGAGGTTGAGCCCGGTGCAATGCGAGAAATGCATTGGCACCCAAATAATGATGAATGGCAATATTATCTAAAAGGAAAAGGACGTATGACAGTGTTTGCAGCTAACGGTAATGCAAGAACATTTGATTATCGTGCAGGAGATGTAGGCTATGTGCCATTTGCAAACGGTCATTATATTGAGAACACCGGTACAGAAACATTATGGTTCCTCGAAATGTTTAAAAGTGATAGATTTCAAGATGTCTCGTTAAATCAATGGATGGCTTTAACCCCATCAGAGCTCGTACAAAGCAATTTATGTGTTGGAGCTGAACTCCTAAATGTTTTGAGAAAAGAAAAGTGGCCAGTTGTCAAATATCCTGGATTTTCTTATTATCCAAGATGA
- a CDS encoding aminotransferase-like domain-containing protein: MNWQPIRQGEVTLQQQIIQWITDHIERGDWVAGTKLPTQRQLAMQFGVNRSTVQQALEELKAAGILGAKVGSGIYVTDNSWHSLITQTQPNWQTYIDTSLHKPNYHTIQLINEYEQRDDVIRLGTGELAPSLLPTADIEASLKELSLQPKALGYSSPQGNDRLRAAICEYVEKRGIDVQSQNICIVSGALQALQLIAVGLLEQGSIVFQEQTSYLNSIHPFQSVGMQMMAIHRDEQLAQTLAQRKRKRQAVFYAVPTLNNPTGGVWTSLEKRQLYEACKASRIPIIEDDVYHELLFEAATPPIKSMDDSGQVLYIGSVSKTLSPGLRIGWLIGPTTVIERLADIKMQTDYGSSAISQEIVFHWLQSGKYEKHIESLRQKLQQRADFVETILQEKFDDVADWSKPKGGFYIWLKFHEPIVDKELFTKLLYRQVLINPGYIYDPQDSHHIRLSYAYATHEELQSGLEILYECVVEA, translated from the coding sequence ATGAACTGGCAGCCAATTAGACAAGGAGAAGTGACATTACAGCAACAAATTATCCAGTGGATTACTGATCATATAGAGCGAGGAGATTGGGTGGCAGGAACAAAGCTACCGACACAAAGACAGTTAGCAATGCAGTTTGGGGTCAATCGCAGTACCGTTCAGCAGGCTTTAGAGGAGTTAAAGGCAGCTGGAATACTAGGAGCAAAGGTCGGCTCAGGTATTTATGTAACTGATAATTCCTGGCATTCATTAATTACACAAACACAACCAAATTGGCAAACGTATATAGATACAAGCCTGCATAAGCCCAATTATCATACCATTCAATTAATCAATGAATATGAGCAGCGCGATGATGTCATTCGATTGGGAACTGGAGAGCTTGCGCCAAGTCTACTACCAACTGCTGACATTGAAGCATCATTGAAGGAGCTCTCTTTGCAGCCGAAAGCTTTAGGTTATTCATCACCCCAAGGCAACGACAGACTGCGAGCTGCAATTTGTGAGTATGTGGAAAAAAGAGGGATAGATGTACAGTCTCAAAATATTTGTATTGTTTCAGGCGCGCTTCAGGCATTGCAGCTGATTGCTGTTGGACTGCTTGAGCAGGGGTCTATCGTGTTTCAAGAACAAACGTCTTATTTAAATTCAATTCATCCTTTTCAGTCTGTAGGTATGCAAATGATGGCTATCCATCGCGATGAACAGCTTGCACAAACATTGGCTCAACGGAAAAGAAAAAGACAGGCTGTGTTTTATGCCGTTCCAACGTTAAATAACCCAACCGGCGGGGTGTGGACGTCGCTTGAAAAAAGGCAACTTTATGAAGCATGTAAAGCATCTCGCATTCCCATTATTGAAGATGACGTCTATCACGAGTTGCTCTTTGAAGCGGCAACGCCTCCAATAAAATCAATGGATGATAGCGGGCAAGTACTTTATATTGGTAGTGTCTCGAAAACATTAAGTCCTGGACTTCGCATAGGCTGGTTAATCGGTCCAACAACAGTGATTGAGCGGTTAGCAGATATAAAAATGCAAACAGATTACGGTTCAAGTGCCATCTCGCAGGAAATTGTATTTCATTGGCTGCAATCTGGAAAGTACGAAAAGCATATCGAAAGCTTACGTCAAAAATTACAGCAAAGGGCAGATTTTGTAGAGACTATTTTACAAGAAAAATTCGATGATGTGGCTGATTGGAGTAAGCCAAAGGGAGGATTTTATATATGGTTAAAGTTTCATGAGCCCATTGTTGATAAAGAGTTATTTACCAAGCTATTGTATCGACAAGTCCTTATTAATCCAGGCTATATTTATGATCCACAGGATTCCCATCATATTCGCCTTTCGTATGCCTATGCAACCCATGAAGAATTACAGAGTGGTTTAGAAATATTATATGAATGTGTTGTAGAAGCATAA
- a CDS encoding LysE/ArgO family amino acid transporter, with the protein MEAFFHGMILAFGLILPLGVQNVFVFSQGATQPHLVRALPASITASICDTVLILLAVFGLSIIVLQFEWLRVVLLTVGILFLFYMGYTIWRSAPATAKNSEALPVKKQILFALSVSLLNPHAILDTIGVIGTSALKYSGTEQMLFTAACILISWLWFLGLIIAGASIKKLDSSGKLMNIFNKCSAVFIWATALYLLSSLL; encoded by the coding sequence TTGGAAGCATTTTTTCATGGAATGATTTTAGCATTTGGACTGATTTTGCCATTAGGCGTACAAAATGTCTTTGTCTTTTCACAGGGTGCAACACAGCCACATCTAGTGCGAGCCTTACCTGCGAGCATCACAGCCTCAATTTGTGATACGGTTCTGATTCTGCTTGCCGTATTCGGTTTGTCTATTATCGTATTGCAGTTTGAGTGGTTACGTGTAGTCTTGTTGACTGTTGGTATACTTTTCTTATTTTATATGGGCTACACAATTTGGCGCTCCGCTCCAGCCACGGCCAAAAATAGCGAAGCACTACCTGTGAAAAAACAAATTTTATTCGCGCTCTCTGTCTCGCTCTTAAATCCACATGCCATATTAGATACAATAGGTGTGATAGGGACGAGTGCTTTAAAATATAGTGGTACAGAGCAAATGTTGTTCACTGCTGCATGTATACTGATTTCTTGGTTATGGTTTTTGGGTCTCATCATTGCTGGCGCCTCTATCAAGAAACTTGATAGCTCTGGGAAGCTAATGAACATATTTAACAAATGCTCAGCTGTCTTTATCTGGGCTACAGCACTCTATCTTCTTAGTAGTTTACTGTAA
- the ileS gene encoding isoleucine--tRNA ligase — MQDEVKKETAVEREARIRKIWEEERTFQASVENRSGSKTFVFYEGPPTANGLPHVGHAFGRTIKDVVARYKTMQGYLVERKAGWDTHGLPVELGVEKKLGISGKQEIEKYGVEQFIKECKGSVFTYEKKWRSFTEQLGYWIDMEDPYLTLSNHYIESVWHILSHVHQEKLLYKGHRVSPYCPSCQTSLSSHEVAQGYKDVKDLSVTAMFKLKDKDEYFLGWTTTPWTLPANVALALNPHLKYVRVKKQDKIYILAKSLVEKVLSEPVEVLSEHDGHEFEGVSYIPPFSYVKVEKGHVVVLADYVTEHSGTGLVHIAPAYGEDDYKTVQQNGLSFVNVVDLKGCYTEEVPELVGKFVKDCDVDIIKMLAEKGLLFEKEKYEHSYPHCWRCDSPLLYYATDSWFINMSALKEKLLENNDQVTWYPEHIKHGRFGNFLENLVDWNISRNRYWGTPLNVWICQECGHEEAPDSIAALKELVKGAFNENLELHKPYIDEVVCNCPTCGGDMDRTPEVIDVWFDSGSMPFAQHHYPFGNLDTFNIQFPADVVIEGIDQTRGFFYSLLAVSTLFTGKAPYKNVLSLGHVLDEHGQKMSKSKGNALEPVELIEQYGADALRWSFLVDSSPWNPKRFSKKIVMDAKSKLVDTFDHTFKFYQLYAEIDGFAYDANNTGTRTKLDEWILSRLHHTIQLVTTNMDDYQFTQATREIGKLVEELSNWYIRRSRARFWANGLSEDKRGAFSTLYELLTTICQLLAPFTPFIAEDLYRQLCGKSVHLQNYPKYNEALVNAKLEKEMQNILTIVELGRSIRNSQGIKVKQPLSEIIVSVDGEQTDYRPYSELVKDELNMKECLWINDFSAYETVHYKLNFKTAGAAFGPKVNKVKDYVVNFKNEEKHKLQQTGAVTFTIDGEQITLLKEHVLTESMVKDRYILANDVSCRILMNVQLTASLLEEGQIRELIRTIQDTRKKWKLPVEQYVSISIAGSTNVTTIIQQHEALLKANVLLHDIDYVSDNQGERYMETEVFGEKISVYFKLLSA, encoded by the coding sequence ATGCAAGATGAAGTGAAGAAAGAGACAGCTGTAGAAAGAGAAGCAAGAATTCGTAAAATATGGGAAGAAGAGAGAACGTTTCAAGCTTCTGTAGAAAATCGTTCAGGCAGTAAGACCTTTGTATTTTACGAAGGACCACCAACAGCCAATGGCTTACCACACGTAGGTCACGCATTTGGAAGAACCATAAAAGATGTCGTGGCTCGTTATAAAACGATGCAAGGTTATCTTGTTGAACGAAAAGCCGGATGGGATACACATGGTTTACCAGTAGAATTAGGTGTCGAAAAAAAACTTGGGATTTCCGGTAAACAGGAGATTGAGAAATACGGGGTTGAACAATTTATTAAAGAATGTAAAGGTAGTGTCTTTACGTACGAAAAGAAATGGCGATCCTTTACAGAACAGCTAGGCTATTGGATTGACATGGAAGATCCTTATTTAACGTTAAGTAATCATTATATTGAATCTGTATGGCATATTTTAAGTCATGTGCATCAGGAAAAGCTTTTATATAAAGGACACCGTGTTTCGCCCTATTGTCCGAGTTGCCAAACATCATTAAGTTCTCATGAAGTTGCCCAGGGCTATAAGGATGTAAAGGATTTATCTGTCACAGCAATGTTTAAGCTGAAAGATAAAGACGAATATTTTCTTGGTTGGACAACGACACCTTGGACATTGCCAGCAAATGTTGCGTTGGCCTTAAATCCTCATTTAAAATATGTGCGGGTGAAAAAACAAGATAAAATTTATATACTCGCAAAATCGCTTGTTGAAAAAGTATTGTCTGAACCCGTTGAGGTGTTAAGTGAGCATGATGGTCATGAATTTGAAGGTGTGTCGTACATCCCGCCCTTTTCATACGTCAAAGTTGAAAAGGGGCATGTTGTTGTACTAGCGGATTATGTCACAGAACATAGTGGAACAGGGCTTGTGCATATTGCGCCCGCTTATGGGGAAGACGATTATAAAACTGTTCAACAAAATGGTTTGTCCTTTGTCAACGTTGTGGATTTAAAAGGATGTTATACAGAAGAGGTGCCAGAACTTGTCGGTAAATTTGTGAAAGACTGCGATGTCGATATTATTAAAATGCTGGCAGAAAAAGGGCTGTTGTTTGAGAAAGAAAAATATGAGCATAGCTATCCTCATTGTTGGCGCTGTGACTCACCATTGCTTTATTATGCGACTGACAGCTGGTTTATCAATATGTCTGCATTGAAAGAGAAGCTTCTAGAAAATAACGACCAAGTCACATGGTATCCAGAGCACATTAAACATGGTCGATTTGGAAACTTCCTAGAAAACCTAGTGGACTGGAATATTAGTCGTAATCGTTATTGGGGTACACCGCTTAATGTGTGGATTTGTCAGGAGTGTGGTCATGAAGAAGCTCCTGATAGTATTGCTGCTTTAAAAGAATTAGTGAAAGGAGCTTTCAATGAAAATCTGGAGCTCCATAAACCGTATATTGATGAGGTTGTCTGTAATTGCCCAACATGTGGTGGTGATATGGACCGCACGCCTGAAGTAATTGATGTATGGTTTGATAGTGGTTCAATGCCGTTTGCTCAGCATCATTATCCTTTTGGAAATCTTGATACCTTTAACATTCAATTCCCTGCGGATGTGGTCATTGAAGGCATCGACCAAACACGAGGCTTTTTCTATAGTTTATTAGCGGTTTCTACTTTGTTTACTGGAAAGGCCCCTTATAAAAATGTACTGTCATTAGGGCATGTACTAGATGAGCATGGACAAAAAATGTCGAAAAGTAAAGGCAATGCATTAGAGCCAGTTGAATTAATAGAGCAATACGGAGCAGATGCTTTAAGATGGTCATTTTTAGTCGATAGTTCTCCTTGGAATCCTAAACGTTTTTCAAAGAAAATTGTAATGGACGCGAAATCAAAGCTAGTCGATACATTTGATCATACATTTAAATTCTATCAGTTGTACGCTGAAATCGATGGCTTTGCGTACGATGCTAACAATACAGGCACACGTACAAAACTAGATGAATGGATATTGTCTCGTTTACATCATACAATTCAGCTTGTCACAACAAATATGGATGATTATCAATTCACACAGGCAACACGTGAAATCGGCAAGTTGGTGGAAGAGCTAAGTAATTGGTATATCCGACGCTCACGTGCAAGATTTTGGGCAAATGGGCTGTCAGAGGATAAACGAGGAGCCTTTAGTACGCTGTATGAGCTACTAACAACAATTTGTCAATTATTAGCACCATTCACACCGTTTATTGCGGAGGATTTATATCGACAATTATGTGGAAAAAGTGTGCATTTACAAAACTATCCAAAATACAATGAAGCACTCGTTAATGCTAAGCTCGAGAAAGAAATGCAAAATATTTTAACAATCGTAGAGCTAGGGCGCAGCATACGTAATAGTCAAGGAATCAAGGTAAAGCAGCCATTAAGCGAAATTATTGTCTCTGTTGATGGGGAACAGACTGACTATCGACCATATAGCGAACTCGTGAAAGACGAATTAAATATGAAAGAATGCCTTTGGATAAATGATTTCTCAGCATATGAAACTGTTCATTATAAGCTTAACTTTAAAACTGCAGGTGCAGCATTTGGACCAAAGGTGAATAAAGTAAAAGATTATGTAGTGAATTTTAAAAATGAAGAGAAACATAAGTTACAACAAACAGGTGCTGTAACATTTACAATTGACGGGGAACAAATAACATTGTTAAAAGAACATGTGTTAACGGAATCAATGGTAAAAGATCGATATATTTTAGCCAATGATGTCTCATGTAGAATTCTTATGAATGTTCAGCTTACCGCAAGCTTACTAGAAGAAGGGCAAATTAGAGAATTAATACGCACAATTCAAGATACACGCAAAAAATGGAAACTGCCTGTGGAGCAGTATGTTTCGATTTCAATTGCTGGAAGTACAAATGTAACAACTATCATCCAGCAGCACGAAGCGTTATTAAAAGCAAATGTATTGTTACATGATATTGATTATGTAAGTGACAATCAAGGTGAACGATATATGGAGACAGAAGTGTTTGGTGAAAAGATCTCCGTTTATTTTAAACTCTTAAGTGCTTAA
- a CDS encoding DUF2785 domain-containing protein, with protein sequence MSLQLHEISIEEQDLKKILSAIKTGNRSWQEEDTYLLVTSMIKHIGSVDSELRDELIYSSFYDLILEKNQLEHELLMELLEYCINDLLFKGIGENETDTVFTRSFTSLLISLILTRDNEDHFLSKQSVYKTKAKCIEYLSSEKDMRGYVPEKGWAHSVAHAADMIDALVKNPKISRASYVEILEPLWRTIFQSKTVFIHDEDERLLVPIVEMLDNGLEIQKVEKLLQNVPMELKNQKVQLDEEHYRFLMFNCKTFLKSFYIKMSGNPNFESLHQSIEKCLKELC encoded by the coding sequence ATGAGTTTACAACTACATGAAATTTCAATAGAGGAACAGGATCTAAAAAAAATACTTTCTGCAATTAAAACTGGTAATAGATCTTGGCAGGAAGAAGATACATACTTACTAGTTACATCTATGATAAAACATATTGGTTCAGTGGATAGTGAACTGCGAGATGAATTAATATATAGCTCATTTTATGACTTAATTCTAGAGAAAAATCAGCTTGAGCATGAACTATTAATGGAGTTATTGGAGTATTGTATAAATGATTTGTTATTTAAGGGAATAGGAGAAAATGAGACGGACACAGTCTTTACAAGATCATTTACTAGCCTACTAATTTCACTTATTTTAACTAGAGATAATGAAGATCATTTCTTATCTAAGCAGAGTGTATACAAGACGAAAGCAAAATGTATCGAGTACCTTTCTTCCGAAAAAGATATGAGGGGATATGTTCCGGAAAAAGGATGGGCTCATAGTGTAGCTCACGCAGCTGACATGATTGATGCACTTGTGAAAAATCCTAAAATAAGTAGGGCATCTTATGTGGAAATTTTAGAACCGCTATGGCGAACGATTTTTCAATCAAAGACTGTTTTTATACATGATGAGGATGAACGACTTTTAGTACCTATAGTAGAAATGCTGGATAATGGGTTAGAAATACAAAAAGTAGAGAAGTTATTACAAAACGTACCGATGGAACTAAAAAATCAAAAAGTACAGCTTGACGAAGAGCACTATAGGTTTTTAATGTTTAATTGTAAAACGTTTTTAAAAAGTTTCTATATAAAAATGAGTGGCAATCCTAACTTTGAATCCCTGCATCAAAGCATCGAAAAATGTCTTAAAGAATTGTGTTAG
- a CDS encoding DUF3221 domain-containing protein translates to MSKHGVEVLKDLRESKKRVMTNVVQHIELRQNKKKSWRWQYSVLTIIFTACIGLFFYTQFNETSLVTSQEVEILNEDELTTMLKFDNGKSKESRNSFFQTLLEINAYYAYALSKGITLDKATIDESVSKKDLESLTEDTDFHKTLAKLEITEDEFYEKYLTPINIKAAARNELLQDYYKKYEDSFQLHAYLDVKTQAMDYFTSQYKEKLAYLEEKYQLSSKPSDALNYIKKYKTGYIVAIEENRFLVVSGEVEEIIGHLSNEEMINKKQNGVWFPLHAVKEKIAIGNMVSVTYSLQEPLGQYDLVANLDDIEMIK, encoded by the coding sequence ATGAGTAAACATGGTGTGGAGGTTTTAAAGGATTTAAGAGAAAGCAAAAAGCGTGTTATGACCAATGTGGTACAGCATATAGAACTACGCCAAAACAAAAAAAAATCTTGGCGTTGGCAATATAGTGTACTGACAATCATCTTTACTGCATGTATTGGCTTGTTTTTCTATACACAATTCAATGAAACAAGTCTTGTAACATCACAAGAAGTTGAAATTCTAAATGAAGATGAATTAACTACGATGCTAAAATTTGATAACGGTAAAAGTAAAGAGTCGCGTAATTCATTTTTTCAAACCCTGTTAGAAATCAATGCTTATTATGCATATGCTTTAAGTAAAGGCATCACACTAGATAAAGCTACAATAGACGAATCGGTAAGTAAAAAGGATTTGGAGAGTTTAACGGAAGATACCGATTTTCACAAAACGCTTGCCAAATTAGAAATAACAGAAGATGAGTTTTATGAAAAATATCTTACACCTATTAACATCAAGGCTGCGGCACGAAACGAATTATTACAAGATTATTATAAGAAATATGAGGACTCTTTTCAGCTTCATGCTTATCTTGATGTGAAGACACAAGCAATGGACTACTTCACTTCTCAGTATAAGGAAAAACTTGCATATCTAGAAGAAAAATATCAATTGTCATCTAAACCATCCGATGCATTGAACTACATCAAAAAGTATAAAACAGGCTATATCGTAGCAATCGAGGAAAATCGATTTTTAGTTGTTTCAGGGGAAGTAGAAGAAATAATCGGTCATTTATCAAACGAAGAAATGATAAATAAGAAACAAAATGGCGTTTGGTTTCCTCTTCATGCCGTAAAAGAGAAAATTGCCATTGGAAATATGGTAAGCGTCACATACAGTTTACAAGAACCCCTCGGTCAATATGATTTGGTTGCTAATTTAGATGACATTGAAATGATTAAGTAA
- a CDS encoding sigma-70 family RNA polymerase sigma factor translates to MQVKELEEIMKLHTERLIRLAYYYVKDLQSAEDIVQDVFIKFYDNQHNYEERGELKAYLSRLVINKSKDYLRSWTYRKIQLQQKIFAKQVVIRRDMLVQQDEQSIIEKAILALPLKQREVLIYFYFEEMPVVEIAQLLSIPESTVKTRLRRGRELLKPKLEHIEWEVLLHE, encoded by the coding sequence ATACAAGTTAAAGAACTTGAAGAAATAATGAAATTACATACGGAGCGACTTATTCGCCTTGCCTACTATTATGTGAAGGATTTACAAAGTGCGGAAGATATTGTCCAAGATGTGTTCATTAAATTTTACGACAATCAACATAATTACGAGGAACGTGGTGAGTTAAAGGCCTATTTATCGAGACTTGTCATTAATAAGAGTAAAGATTATTTACGTAGTTGGACTTATCGTAAAATACAACTCCAACAAAAGATTTTTGCCAAGCAAGTTGTCATAAGAAGAGACATGCTTGTACAACAGGATGAACAAAGCATTATCGAAAAAGCGATCTTAGCACTACCATTAAAACAACGTGAGGTTCTGATTTATTTTTATTTTGAGGAAATGCCTGTCGTTGAAATAGCGCAGCTTTTAAGTATTCCTGAGAGTACAGTGAAGACACGATTACGTCGCGGACGAGAACTACTAAAGCCAAAGCTAGAACATATTGAGTGGGAGGTGCTATTGCATGAGTAA
- a CDS encoding Lrp/AsnC family transcriptional regulator — protein sequence MDQIDTEILMQLQRNAKISMKELAAKVHLSSPAVIERVKKLEEQGTIEGYNAKVNLKKMNRSIQAIILFKSIDCKSLSNFCHAHPDVLECYRVAGEISYIVKIATYSVKTLERFIDEAMPFGTPSTNIVLSSAKKAVIAPFSEENFE from the coding sequence ATGGACCAAATCGATACAGAAATACTAATGCAATTGCAGCGGAATGCCAAAATTTCGATGAAGGAATTAGCAGCAAAGGTTCATTTATCATCTCCTGCTGTAATTGAACGCGTCAAAAAGCTAGAGGAGCAGGGGACTATTGAGGGATATAACGCTAAGGTTAACTTGAAAAAAATGAATCGTTCCATTCAAGCCATAATTTTATTTAAATCCATTGATTGTAAAAGTCTTTCAAATTTTTGTCATGCGCATCCTGATGTCCTTGAATGTTATCGGGTAGCAGGCGAAATTAGTTATATTGTTAAAATTGCTACTTATTCAGTGAAAACATTAGAGCGTTTTATCGATGAGGCAATGCCTTTTGGTACACCTTCCACGAATATTGTGTTGTCTTCAGCAAAAAAAGCTGTAATTGCCCCTTTTTCTGAAGAAAATTTTGAATAA
- a CDS encoding DJ-1/PfpI family protein, with the protein MTKILLLLANGFEAVEASVFTDVLGWNKWEGDGTTEVVSVGLHEQLQCTWNFNVSPEKLLHDIALEDFDALAIPGGFEEAGFYEDAFSEEFQQVIRHFDEHKKPIATICVASLSLGHSGILHNRKATTYNHPTSKRLEQLQSYGAEIVNERLVQTEHIITSSNPGTAFEVAFRLLEMLTSIENTEKVKDLMGFH; encoded by the coding sequence ATGACAAAAATATTATTACTATTAGCAAATGGTTTTGAGGCCGTGGAAGCAAGCGTCTTCACAGATGTGCTTGGTTGGAATAAATGGGAGGGCGATGGCACAACTGAAGTCGTGTCAGTTGGATTACATGAACAATTACAATGTACATGGAATTTTAATGTATCCCCTGAGAAATTACTCCATGATATTGCATTAGAGGACTTTGATGCATTAGCGATTCCTGGAGGTTTTGAAGAAGCAGGATTTTATGAGGATGCGTTTAGTGAAGAATTTCAGCAAGTCATTCGTCATTTTGACGAGCACAAAAAGCCAATTGCTACTATTTGTGTAGCTTCGCTATCGTTAGGGCATAGCGGCATTCTACATAATCGAAAGGCGACAACGTACAATCATCCTACAAGTAAAAGATTAGAACAGCTACAATCCTATGGCGCAGAAATCGTCAATGAACGACTCGTCCAAACTGAACATATTATTACATCATCGAATCCCGGAACTGCATTTGAAGTCGCGTTCCGATTACTTGAAATGCTGACTTCAATTGAGAATACAGAAAAAGTTAAAGATTTAATGGGCTTTCATTAA